The following are encoded together in the Pedobacter steynii genome:
- a CDS encoding glycoside hydrolase, which translates to MYKNNSMVMVRMTFAVLLLLPVLTKGQNALPVKIQVDPQHPVQTIEGFGASDAWTCQYAGLWPEEKKNKMADLLFSNGFDKKGKPLGIGLNLWRFSIGGGSAEQGTESGIRDKSRRQASFLKLNGTYDEHAMPGQVWFMNAAKARGVKKFLGFVNSPHVNFTLNGKAFSSDGKGNLDFSKKEAFVQDLLKTVQILKKQTGITLDYLSPVNEPQWKWNEGNQEGCPYTNEQIAELVRTLSPALKNGGLNTKIQIADAGQLDYLTDHKDTPKSQQISYFFNPGSPGYLAGLPNVDRSISGHSYFTTSSEERSIRIRTKVAAEVEKAGNLRFWMSEYCVLGDSLLKGEGRDTGMTTALFIAKLIHHDFSYANATSWQWWLGISAGDYKDGLVYIDRDKNKDKNDGQVVESKMLWAMGNYSRFIPEGSKRLPLKMENADQVYASSYSHAGKVITVIVNTRKEALSLEIKGINKKQRKIKTYTTSAGLSLAPATIQSDSIQILPESVTTLITD; encoded by the coding sequence ATGTATAAGAACAACAGTATGGTCATGGTTAGGATGACCTTTGCAGTTTTACTGCTGTTGCCGGTGCTGACCAAAGGTCAGAATGCGCTTCCTGTTAAAATCCAGGTCGATCCGCAACATCCGGTACAAACGATAGAAGGATTCGGCGCTTCAGATGCCTGGACCTGCCAGTATGCAGGCCTCTGGCCGGAAGAGAAGAAAAATAAAATGGCCGACCTGCTTTTTAGCAATGGCTTTGATAAAAAAGGAAAACCGCTTGGAATCGGACTGAACTTATGGCGGTTCAGCATCGGTGGCGGAAGTGCGGAACAGGGCACTGAAAGTGGGATCAGGGACAAATCCCGCAGACAGGCTTCCTTTCTAAAACTAAACGGAACATACGATGAGCATGCCATGCCTGGACAGGTATGGTTCATGAATGCGGCGAAAGCAAGAGGGGTAAAGAAATTTCTGGGCTTTGTAAACAGCCCGCATGTTAACTTCACCTTAAACGGGAAAGCTTTTTCCAGTGATGGTAAAGGCAACCTCGATTTCAGTAAAAAAGAGGCGTTTGTACAGGATCTTCTGAAGACGGTTCAGATCTTAAAAAAACAGACAGGGATCACTTTGGATTACCTTAGTCCGGTAAATGAGCCCCAATGGAAATGGAATGAAGGGAATCAGGAAGGTTGTCCTTATACCAATGAACAGATCGCAGAACTGGTCAGAACATTGAGCCCGGCGTTAAAGAACGGCGGACTAAACACGAAAATACAAATTGCAGATGCCGGACAACTGGATTACCTGACGGATCATAAGGATACGCCGAAAAGTCAGCAGATCTCCTATTTTTTCAACCCGGGATCTCCGGGGTATCTGGCGGGGCTGCCTAATGTAGACCGGAGCATTTCCGGGCACAGCTATTTTACCACCAGCTCTGAAGAGCGCTCCATCCGCATCAGAACAAAGGTGGCTGCTGAAGTAGAGAAAGCCGGAAATCTTCGGTTCTGGATGTCGGAATACTGCGTGCTTGGCGATAGTCTGTTAAAAGGAGAGGGCAGGGATACCGGAATGACCACGGCATTGTTTATTGCAAAACTGATTCATCATGATTTCAGCTATGCGAACGCAACCTCCTGGCAATGGTGGCTTGGCATTTCAGCAGGCGATTATAAAGATGGCCTGGTGTACATAGACCGGGATAAGAACAAGGATAAAAACGACGGACAGGTGGTGGAAAGTAAAATGCTTTGGGCGATGGGCAATTATAGCCGGTTCATCCCGGAAGGAAGCAAAAGATTACCCCTGAAAATGGAAAATGCTGATCAGGTTTATGCTTCCAGCTATAGTCATGCAGGTAAAGTGATTACGGTAATTGTCAACACCAGAAAAGAAGCACTGTCTCTGGAAATCAAGGGGATCAACAAAAAACAAAGAAAGATAAAAACGTACACCACTTCAGCTGGTTTAAGTCTGGCGCCGGCCACTATCCAGTCAGATTCCATACAGATCCTGCCGGAATCTGTCACCACACTTATAACAGATTAA
- a CDS encoding glycoside hydrolase family 35 protein, whose translation MKNLRYLVCLLALPLAILTDSEKVNAQQHTFALGDSTFLLDNKPFQIISGEIHYPRVPREAWRQRMKMAKAMGLNTIGTYVFWNLHEPEKNKFDFSGNNDIAEFVRIAKEEGLWVILRPSPYVCAEWEFGGYPYWLQNEKGLVVRSKEKQYLKEYETYIKEVGKQLAPLQINHGGNILMVQVENEYGSYSNDKEYLAINRELFKEAGFDGLLYTCDPEADLSNGHLPGLLPAINGQDNPAIVKSKIKALNEGKGPFFIAEWYPAWFDWWGTPHHTVPAEKYTGKLDAVLKAGISINMYMFHGGSTRDFMNGANDKDVTPYEPQISSYDYDAPLDEAGNATDKFMKFRAVIQSNLPAGQTLPEVPAAKPAMVIPAIQFSSAIKVKEMLSNPVRNAKPMTFEDLNQAYGFVWYRSTLDGGKTGVLKIKALRDYAIVMINGKRVGILDRRNAQDSLSVTLPKGKVTLDILVENLGRVNFGPNLLKNKKGITESVSFAGKEIKNWEMFKLPFNAVNQLKFKPAYRKDNTPVVRKGTFTLKETADTYLDMQKWGKGMVWVNGKNLGKYWEIGPQQTLYLPAEWLKKGENEIVVLELYKPEQTTLSGLARPILDQIKTNVK comes from the coding sequence ATGAAAAATTTAAGATACCTGGTTTGCCTGCTGGCACTTCCCTTAGCGATACTGACAGACAGCGAAAAAGTCAATGCCCAGCAACATACTTTCGCATTGGGTGATTCCACATTTTTACTGGATAACAAACCCTTTCAGATCATCTCAGGTGAGATTCATTACCCGAGAGTTCCCAGAGAGGCCTGGAGACAACGCATGAAAATGGCGAAAGCCATGGGCCTCAATACCATCGGGACCTATGTATTCTGGAACCTGCATGAGCCGGAAAAGAACAAGTTTGACTTCAGCGGTAACAACGACATCGCGGAATTTGTGAGAATTGCGAAAGAAGAAGGTCTCTGGGTCATCCTCAGACCGAGCCCTTATGTTTGTGCAGAATGGGAATTTGGTGGCTATCCTTACTGGCTGCAAAATGAAAAAGGCCTGGTGGTAAGGAGCAAGGAAAAGCAATACCTTAAAGAATACGAAACCTATATCAAAGAGGTGGGCAAACAGCTGGCTCCCTTACAAATCAACCATGGTGGAAACATTCTGATGGTGCAGGTAGAAAACGAATATGGTTCTTATAGCAATGATAAAGAATACCTTGCCATCAACCGGGAATTGTTCAAGGAAGCAGGATTTGACGGCTTACTGTATACCTGTGATCCGGAAGCAGACCTTAGCAATGGACATTTACCTGGGTTATTACCGGCCATCAACGGACAGGACAATCCTGCCATCGTAAAAAGCAAAATCAAGGCTTTAAACGAAGGAAAAGGCCCGTTTTTTATCGCCGAATGGTATCCCGCATGGTTCGACTGGTGGGGAACGCCACACCATACGGTTCCTGCAGAAAAATATACGGGTAAACTGGATGCGGTGTTAAAAGCAGGCATCTCGATTAACATGTACATGTTCCACGGAGGAAGTACCCGCGATTTTATGAATGGGGCAAACGATAAAGATGTGACGCCTTATGAGCCGCAGATCAGCAGCTACGATTATGACGCGCCGCTGGATGAAGCGGGGAATGCAACGGATAAATTTATGAAGTTCAGGGCCGTGATCCAAAGCAATCTGCCGGCGGGACAAACACTTCCGGAAGTGCCTGCAGCGAAACCTGCTATGGTGATCCCGGCAATACAGTTTTCATCTGCCATCAAAGTAAAAGAAATGCTCAGCAATCCGGTACGCAATGCAAAACCCATGACTTTCGAAGACCTGAATCAGGCTTATGGATTTGTCTGGTACCGCAGTACACTGGATGGCGGCAAGACTGGTGTCCTGAAAATCAAAGCACTGAGAGATTATGCCATCGTCATGATCAATGGTAAACGGGTAGGCATATTGGATCGCCGGAATGCTCAGGATAGCCTGTCGGTTACGCTTCCAAAAGGAAAAGTGACGCTGGATATTTTAGTAGAAAACCTGGGCAGGGTCAACTTCGGGCCTAACCTGCTTAAAAACAAAAAAGGAATCACAGAATCGGTGAGCTTTGCAGGTAAGGAAATAAAAAACTGGGAAATGTTTAAACTTCCTTTCAATGCGGTTAACCAACTGAAATTTAAACCTGCATACCGGAAAGACAATACTCCGGTAGTCAGAAAAGGAACATTTACCTTAAAAGAGACTGCCGATACTTATCTGGATATGCAGAAATGGGGAAAAGGAATGGTTTGGGTGAACGGTAAAAACCTGGGTAAATACTGGGAGATAGGGCCGCAACAAACGCTTTACCTGCCGGCAGAATGGTTAAAGAAAGGTGAAAATGAGATCGTGGTACTGGAACTGTACAAGCCGGAACAAACTACCTTATCCGGACTGGCCCGACCTATATTGGATCAGATCAAAACGAATGTAAAATAA
- a CDS encoding sodium/sugar symporter, with protein sequence MNQLQTSDYIVFFVYLIAVSAYGYYIYHKKKSSNLSSRDFFLAEGSLTWWAIGASLIASNISAEHFIGMSGSGFALGLAIASYEWMAAATLIIVAVFIIPVYLKNKIFTMPQFLSKRYNDKVSTVMAVFWLLVYVFVNLTSIIYLGALAISSISTLSFEWCIFGLSVFSMVVTLGGMKVIGYTDVIQVVVLIIGGLITTYLALSLLAQEYGFGQDIFKGLSVLRKEAPEHFHMIFDSSHKYYKELPGLSVLIGGMLINNLAYWGCNQYIVQRALGADLVTARKGILFAAFLKLLIPVIAVLPGIVMYVLHHKGLFHAEMSVAGVVKPDHAYPTLMNLLPPGVKGIAFAALTAAIVASLAGKANSISTIFSLDIYKKYFEKDAADKKMVSVGRWAVVISITVAALVTPALKSLDQAYQFIQEYVGFISPGVLAIFLLGFYWKRTTAAAAMTGALLTIPISTVLKFLPLWTNGAFPDYPFLDRMTIDFVLIVVIMVIISLWKPEKEADQRAIEVDPNMFKVNTGFVIGSLLIMGILTALYTVFW encoded by the coding sequence ATGAACCAATTACAAACCTCAGACTACATTGTTTTTTTTGTTTACCTGATCGCCGTATCTGCCTATGGCTATTACATTTATCATAAGAAAAAATCCAGCAACCTCAGCTCCAGGGATTTCTTTCTTGCGGAAGGTTCCTTAACCTGGTGGGCAATCGGGGCCTCTTTAATCGCATCAAACATTTCGGCAGAACATTTTATCGGGATGTCGGGTTCCGGTTTTGCATTGGGACTGGCCATTGCCTCTTACGAATGGATGGCAGCAGCCACCTTAATTATTGTGGCGGTTTTTATCATTCCCGTTTATCTGAAAAATAAGATTTTTACCATGCCGCAGTTTTTATCGAAGCGGTACAATGATAAAGTCAGCACCGTAATGGCCGTATTCTGGTTACTGGTTTATGTATTTGTGAACCTGACCTCCATTATTTATCTCGGTGCACTGGCCATTTCCTCCATCTCTACCCTGAGTTTTGAATGGTGTATTTTTGGTTTAAGTGTTTTTTCAATGGTGGTTACCCTGGGAGGAATGAAGGTGATCGGTTATACGGATGTTATCCAGGTGGTCGTGTTGATTATTGGCGGTTTAATCACCACTTATCTTGCACTTTCCCTGCTTGCTCAGGAATATGGATTTGGTCAGGATATTTTCAAGGGGCTTTCTGTTTTAAGGAAGGAAGCACCTGAACATTTTCATATGATATTTGATTCCTCGCACAAATACTATAAAGAACTTCCAGGCCTCTCTGTATTGATTGGAGGTATGCTCATCAACAACCTCGCCTATTGGGGTTGCAATCAGTACATTGTGCAGCGTGCTTTAGGCGCCGATCTGGTTACCGCACGTAAGGGGATTTTATTTGCTGCATTTTTAAAATTGCTGATTCCGGTAATTGCCGTACTTCCGGGAATTGTGATGTATGTGTTGCACCATAAAGGCTTGTTTCATGCGGAAATGTCTGTTGCAGGCGTAGTAAAACCAGATCATGCGTATCCAACCTTAATGAATCTACTGCCGCCAGGTGTAAAAGGCATTGCATTTGCCGCGCTTACCGCAGCCATTGTTGCTTCACTGGCAGGTAAGGCAAACAGCATATCGACCATTTTCTCTTTGGATATTTATAAGAAATACTTTGAAAAGGACGCAGCTGATAAAAAGATGGTCAGTGTTGGCCGCTGGGCAGTTGTCATTTCCATCACTGTTGCCGCCCTGGTTACCCCCGCATTAAAATCACTGGATCAGGCTTATCAGTTCATACAGGAATATGTCGGTTTTATTTCTCCTGGTGTACTGGCCATTTTCTTACTTGGTTTTTACTGGAAACGGACCACAGCTGCAGCAGCGATGACCGGAGCCTTATTGACCATTCCAATTTCAACCGTATTGAAATTCCTGCCGCTATGGACAAACGGAGCATTTCCGGATTATCCTTTCCTGGACAGGATGACCATTGATTTTGTTTTAATTGTGGTCATCATGGTGATCATTAGTTTGTGGAAACCGGAAAAAGAGGCTGATCAGCGGGCCATTGAAGTGGACCCCAATATGTTTAAAGTCAACACCGGCTTTGTCATCGGATCCCTTCTTATTATGGGTATACTGACCGCCCTTTACACCGTGTTCTGGTAG
- a CDS encoding inositol oxygenase family protein — protein MNTNQINSAAAHDGPLDNLDEWEHDVLNRYPDPAAINKEKKEEEFRNYEETVKDGVKEFYRLNHTYQTYDFVMQKKADYLKFDKKEMPIWKAFDFLNELVDDSDPDTDLDQMQHLLQTSEAIRNDGHPDWMVLVGLIHDMGKVLCLFGEPQWAVVGDTFPVGCAYSDKIVFPEFFSQNPDFNNEIYQSKLGIYTENCGLDQVHMSWGHDEYVYHMMKDYIPEPGLYMLRYHSFYAQHREHAYDHLMNEKDHELFKWVNLFNPYDLYSKNPNQKSWEELKPYYEALVSKYLPATLKF, from the coding sequence ATGAATACTAACCAAATCAATTCCGCAGCAGCACACGATGGCCCTTTAGATAATTTAGATGAATGGGAACACGATGTATTGAACCGGTATCCGGATCCTGCTGCCATCAATAAAGAAAAAAAAGAAGAAGAATTCAGAAATTATGAGGAAACCGTAAAAGATGGGGTAAAGGAATTTTACCGGCTAAACCATACTTACCAGACCTATGATTTCGTGATGCAGAAAAAGGCAGATTACCTGAAGTTTGATAAAAAAGAGATGCCGATCTGGAAAGCTTTTGATTTTTTAAATGAGCTGGTAGACGACTCTGATCCCGATACAGACTTAGATCAGATGCAGCACCTGCTCCAGACTTCAGAAGCCATCAGAAATGACGGACATCCGGATTGGATGGTATTGGTAGGCCTGATCCACGATATGGGAAAGGTACTTTGCTTATTCGGCGAACCACAATGGGCGGTAGTCGGAGATACTTTTCCGGTAGGATGCGCCTATTCTGATAAGATTGTTTTTCCTGAATTTTTCAGTCAGAATCCGGATTTCAACAATGAAATCTATCAGAGCAAACTGGGAATCTATACCGAAAACTGTGGTCTCGATCAGGTACATATGTCATGGGGCCATGATGAATATGTATACCACATGATGAAAGATTATATTCCTGAACCAGGCTTGTATATGCTGCGTTACCACTCCTTTTATGCCCAGCACCGGGAACATGCATATGATCATCTGATGAATGAAAAAGACCATGAACTATTTAAATGGGTCAACCTGTTTAATCCATACGACCTATACTCCAAGAACCCCAACCAAAAAAGCTGGGAGGAACTGAAACCCTATTATGAGGCATTGGTAAGCAAATACCTGCCGGCTACGCTGAAGTTCTAA
- a CDS encoding LacI family DNA-binding transcriptional regulator: protein MGNITIKMLAKELNLSTAAVSKALNDSHEISESTKQRVLELAAALNYVPHPYAGSLREKKSNTIAVVIPEVADSFFSLALNGIESVAIEKGYHALIYLTHERFEREKTILKDLESGRVDGVIMSLTMKTNTFGHLKTLNKIVPMVFFDRVCEEIDTAKITTNDEECGYQATQHLIDQDCKKIAILSISDSLSISSKRMQGYQRALLDSGRAYDASCVIDYSEDPAENLEQLRKAFKAAGRPDGIVATVSKMTTDIYLVAMELGLRIPEDLKVVSFSNDSTVAILNPSLTTITQPAFEMGELAANILFRALKKKDLIWTEESRVLPSQLFIRNSSTGSL from the coding sequence ATGGGTAACATTACCATTAAAATGTTGGCTAAGGAGCTGAACTTGTCAACTGCCGCAGTGTCCAAAGCTTTAAATGATAGCCACGAAATCAGCGAGAGCACAAAACAGCGTGTCCTGGAATTGGCTGCTGCTTTAAATTATGTACCGCATCCTTATGCAGGAAGCCTGCGTGAAAAGAAAAGCAATACCATTGCTGTGGTGATCCCGGAAGTGGCAGATAGTTTCTTTTCTCTGGCCCTGAATGGCATTGAATCGGTGGCCATAGAAAAAGGGTATCATGCTTTGATTTATCTGACTCATGAGCGATTTGAGCGGGAGAAGACGATTTTAAAGGACCTGGAATCCGGAAGGGTAGACGGGGTCATCATGTCTCTTACCATGAAAACTAATACTTTTGGGCACCTGAAAACCTTGAATAAGATCGTTCCGATGGTGTTTTTTGATCGGGTATGTGAAGAAATTGATACGGCAAAGATCACCACAAATGATGAGGAATGTGGTTATCAGGCCACACAGCACCTGATAGACCAGGACTGTAAAAAGATCGCCATCCTATCCATCTCAGATTCCCTGTCCATCAGCTCTAAAAGAATGCAGGGTTATCAGCGGGCCTTGCTGGACAGTGGGAGGGCATATGATGCATCCTGCGTCATCGATTATAGCGAAGATCCCGCTGAAAATCTTGAACAGCTCAGAAAGGCGTTTAAGGCTGCCGGCAGACCGGATGGTATAGTAGCCACGGTAAGTAAAATGACAACGGATATTTATCTGGTTGCTATGGAACTGGGCCTTCGGATTCCGGAGGATCTAAAAGTGGTTTCTTTCTCCAACGATTCTACTGTTGCCATACTTAACCCGTCCTTAACCACCATTACACAGCCCGCGTTTGAAATGGGGGAATTAGCGGCCAATATCCTGTTTAGAGCATTGAAAAAAAAGGACCTGATATGGACTGAAGAAAGCCGGGTGCTTCCCTCTCAGCTTTTCATCAGGAATTCCAGCACCGGTTCCCTTTAA
- a CDS encoding glycoside hydrolase family 127 protein, which produces MKSLFLILAAGTAVLPARAQQKKDYPIQPVAFTHVHVNDQFWAPKMQVNATITIPYTLQKCEENGRINNFLMAAHEIEGRPTEGGTLSQFTFDDTDVYKVIEGASYAMQVKKDPAMEHYIDSLITIIGKAQEKDGYLFTFRTANVKKPHEWIGNKRWEKEEDLSHELYNAGHLYESAAAYYEATGKKTLLNIALKNADLLVKVFGPGKLQIYPGHQIVEIGLVRLYRITGNQKYLDLAKFFLDVRGPKGDPYNQANEKVIDQQTAVGHAVRATYMYTGMADVAALTGDQKYLNAIDKIWEDVVYKKLYITGGIGATGNGEAFGAAYQLPNMSAYAETCAAIANIYWNSRMFQLHGDAKYMDVLERTLYNGLLSGVSLSGDRFFYPNPLASMHQHQRSAWFACACCISNMTRFLPSVPGYVYAQNNNDLYVNLFMSNTADVNLKTTKVKLTQATGYPWNGKVELSVDPAKSSTFALHIRIPGWAAQSPVPGDLYRYMDPNKATFKLLLNGAPATYKMIKGYAVVERKWKKGDQLSLDLPMEVEKVVANANVKDDVGRFAFQRGPIVYCLEGPDNKDGLVQNIMVDKNAPVTTTFNKAKLNEIQEILVEGTGTKRQLNSDELIEVKQKVTAIPYYAWANRGPSDMTVWIPYEASSARPQPAPTIASLSKVSASSDNKRLLEAIRDQYEPVDSKDTNYPYLHWWPKKNSKEYVQYDFAEAQTVSESEVYWYDDQPWGGCRIPLSYQILYLKEGKWIPVEIASDSGIAKDRFNVIKFKPVHTTALKLEVQLPVEQSSGIQEWKVK; this is translated from the coding sequence ATGAAATCATTATTCCTGATACTGGCTGCCGGAACAGCGGTGCTTCCTGCAAGGGCACAGCAGAAGAAAGACTACCCGATACAGCCGGTTGCATTTACCCATGTTCATGTAAATGATCAGTTCTGGGCACCAAAAATGCAGGTGAATGCCACAATTACCATTCCCTATACTTTGCAGAAGTGTGAGGAAAACGGCCGGATAAACAATTTCCTGATGGCCGCCCATGAAATCGAAGGGCGCCCAACTGAAGGAGGCACACTTTCTCAGTTTACTTTTGATGATACAGATGTCTATAAAGTGATCGAAGGAGCTTCCTATGCGATGCAGGTGAAGAAAGATCCGGCAATGGAACATTATATCGATTCCTTGATTACCATTATCGGTAAAGCGCAGGAGAAGGACGGGTACTTATTTACATTCCGTACTGCAAACGTAAAAAAACCTCATGAATGGATCGGAAATAAAAGATGGGAAAAGGAAGAAGACCTGAGCCATGAATTGTACAATGCCGGTCATTTATATGAATCGGCAGCAGCTTATTATGAGGCGACAGGTAAAAAGACATTACTGAATATTGCCCTCAAAAATGCGGACCTGCTGGTTAAAGTTTTCGGCCCGGGGAAACTACAGATCTATCCCGGCCACCAGATTGTAGAAATTGGCCTGGTTCGTCTTTATCGCATTACCGGTAACCAGAAATACCTGGACCTGGCCAAGTTTTTCCTGGATGTAAGGGGACCGAAGGGCGATCCTTATAATCAGGCAAACGAAAAGGTAATCGACCAACAAACGGCTGTAGGACATGCCGTACGCGCTACTTATATGTATACCGGAATGGCTGATGTGGCTGCATTGACCGGCGACCAGAAATACCTGAATGCCATCGATAAAATATGGGAAGATGTGGTTTATAAAAAATTATACATCACGGGCGGTATAGGTGCTACCGGTAATGGAGAAGCTTTCGGAGCGGCTTATCAGTTGCCAAACATGTCTGCCTATGCAGAAACCTGTGCGGCAATAGCAAACATTTACTGGAACAGCAGGATGTTCCAGTTGCATGGTGATGCGAAATATATGGACGTCCTGGAAAGAACACTGTATAATGGTTTACTTTCGGGGGTATCTTTAAGCGGCGACCGTTTCTTTTACCCGAACCCACTGGCTTCTATGCACCAGCACCAACGCAGTGCCTGGTTTGCCTGCGCCTGCTGCATTTCTAACATGACGCGGTTTTTACCTTCTGTACCGGGCTATGTGTATGCGCAGAACAACAATGATTTATATGTGAATCTGTTTATGAGCAATACCGCTGATGTCAATCTTAAAACCACTAAGGTGAAGCTGACTCAGGCCACTGGTTACCCATGGAACGGAAAGGTAGAGCTGAGCGTTGACCCCGCAAAATCATCCACTTTTGCCCTTCATATCCGCATCCCTGGCTGGGCCGCACAGTCGCCGGTACCTGGTGATCTGTACCGCTACATGGACCCGAATAAGGCTACTTTCAAATTGCTGTTAAACGGTGCACCTGCAACCTATAAAATGATTAAAGGTTATGCGGTAGTAGAACGCAAATGGAAAAAAGGTGATCAGCTGAGCCTGGACCTGCCGATGGAAGTAGAAAAGGTCGTAGCCAATGCGAATGTCAAAGATGATGTGGGCAGGTTTGCTTTTCAGCGCGGGCCAATTGTATACTGCCTGGAGGGACCGGACAATAAAGACGGATTGGTTCAAAACATTATGGTCGACAAAAATGCTCCTGTAACGACCACATTTAACAAAGCCAAACTAAACGAAATTCAGGAGATCTTAGTAGAAGGAACCGGTACCAAAAGACAGCTGAACTCGGATGAACTGATTGAGGTAAAACAAAAAGTAACCGCCATACCATATTATGCCTGGGCTAACCGCGGACCAAGTGATATGACGGTTTGGATTCCTTATGAAGCTTCCTCGGCGCGGCCACAACCTGCACCAACCATTGCATCGCTAAGCAAGGTGAGCGCTTCTTCAGATAATAAACGCCTGCTGGAAGCCATCAGAGACCAATACGAACCGGTAGATTCAAAAGACACCAATTATCCCTACCTCCATTGGTGGCCAAAAAAGAACAGTAAAGAATATGTTCAATATGATTTTGCCGAAGCTCAGACCGTTTCAGAGTCAGAAGTCTATTGGTATGACGATCAACCCTGGGGTGGCTGCCGCATCCCGCTTTCTTATCAGATCCTGTATCTGAAGGAGGGGAAATGGATACCGGTAGAGATTGCCAGCGATTCCGGAATTGCTAAAGACCGGTTTAATGTGATTAAATTCAAACCTGTACATACCACAGCCCTGAAACTGGAGGTCCAGCTGCCAGTAGAACAATCTTCGGGTATTCAGGAATGGAAAGTGAAATAA
- a CDS encoding DUF4240 domain-containing protein has translation MKRTFLNQEGESNKLWTVEIKGTSYTVTFGKVGAKARENTKEFVDEASCTKEVEKLILDKQRSGYKELAAGQAIPEKTAASYRPMDEDVFWEVIAAFNWKKTGDDDAVLKPALKKLVAMEVTDIQQFAEILSEKLYQLDGLAYASNIGPDSYKDGKHFSVDYFLYVRCCVVANGKEYYEHVLSNPTEMPEEMDFEALLYLADEAYNKKMNTEDENLYTRLSYETYSNEKGWPA, from the coding sequence ATGAAAAGAACGTTTTTAAATCAGGAGGGGGAATCCAATAAACTTTGGACAGTTGAAATCAAGGGCACAAGTTATACCGTCACCTTTGGCAAAGTGGGCGCGAAAGCAAGGGAAAACACAAAGGAATTTGTTGATGAAGCGAGCTGTACCAAAGAAGTAGAAAAGCTGATCCTAGACAAACAACGCAGCGGTTACAAAGAATTGGCAGCGGGTCAGGCCATTCCCGAAAAAACCGCAGCGAGCTACCGCCCGATGGATGAAGATGTGTTCTGGGAGGTTATCGCTGCTTTCAACTGGAAAAAGACCGGTGATGATGATGCGGTATTAAAACCTGCATTGAAAAAACTGGTTGCCATGGAAGTAACCGACATCCAGCAATTCGCTGAAATTCTTTCGGAAAAATTATACCAGCTGGATGGTCTTGCTTATGCTTCCAATATCGGTCCGGACTCTTATAAAGACGGCAAACATTTTTCCGTTGATTATTTCCTTTACGTTCGATGCTGTGTGGTTGCCAATGGAAAAGAATATTACGAACATGTGCTCAGTAATCCGACCGAGATGCCGGAAGAAATGGACTTTGAAGCCTTGTTATATCTGGCAGACGAGGCCTACAATAAAAAGATGAACACCGAAGACGAAAATCTGTATACCAGACTTTCTTATGAAACTTATAGTAATGAAAAAGGATGGCCGGCATAA